The following coding sequences lie in one beta proteobacterium CB genomic window:
- a CDS encoding 3-deoxy-D-manno-octulosonate 8-phosphate phosphatase, YrbI family gives MPSAFHVHKTNPLSQYPQAWDRAGTVKLLVLDVDGVLTNGQVFIGENGKESLKAFDIQDGLGIKLLEKIGIPTAIITGRNSKMVLARCDELGIKHVHMGVENKAAALEKILQSLGLKSSDCAVMGDDWPDFQMMKSAGLKICPSQGHDAVKETAHFVTTRSGGAGAVREVCDLILKAQNRYEELLTQARA, from the coding sequence ATGCCTAGTGCCTTTCATGTTCACAAAACTAACCCGCTGAGCCAATATCCGCAGGCCTGGGACCGTGCCGGGACGGTCAAGCTACTCGTTCTAGACGTCGATGGCGTACTCACGAATGGCCAAGTGTTTATTGGCGAGAATGGCAAAGAATCTCTGAAGGCTTTTGATATTCAGGATGGCTTGGGAATCAAGCTCTTAGAAAAAATTGGTATACCAACTGCCATCATCACTGGACGTAACTCGAAAATGGTTTTGGCTCGCTGCGATGAACTCGGCATCAAACATGTACACATGGGCGTTGAAAATAAAGCTGCGGCTTTAGAAAAGATCCTGCAATCACTTGGACTCAAGTCATCCGATTGCGCTGTGATGGGTGATGACTGGCCTGATTTTCAAATGATGAAGTCTGCGGGCTTGAAGATCTGCCCATCACAAGGCCATGATGCCGTAAAAGAAACGGCTCACTTTGTTACCACTCGATCGGGTGGTGCTGGTGCGGTACGCGAAGTCTGCGATCTCATATTAAAAGCGCAAAACCGCTACGAAGAATTACTAACCCAGGCGCGCGCTTAA
- a CDS encoding OstA family protein, translating into MIYPRKLGLSFAVLTACFITTAHAEKADQDKPVILEAEKVSVNDVQQVYALDGAVLLIKGSILITGEKGNIKVDPEGYEYVDVQGSPESTASFRQRREGPANEFMQGRGQTVTYNAKTELLTLTGDASLKRLHNMQTLDQLHGWKIDYDDVQQRYQVTPPANAKADDLPLARAILSPRRKATLEK; encoded by the coding sequence ATGATCTACCCGCGCAAACTCGGCCTATCTTTTGCAGTATTGACAGCCTGTTTCATTACCACCGCTCATGCCGAAAAAGCGGATCAAGATAAACCGGTTATCTTGGAAGCCGAAAAAGTTTCTGTGAATGACGTACAACAAGTCTATGCACTTGATGGTGCAGTCCTCTTAATCAAAGGTAGTATTTTGATTACCGGCGAGAAGGGCAATATTAAAGTTGATCCTGAAGGTTATGAATATGTCGATGTTCAGGGCAGCCCTGAATCTACTGCCAGTTTCCGACAAAGGCGCGAAGGCCCTGCCAATGAGTTTATGCAAGGTCGCGGCCAAACGGTTACTTACAACGCTAAAACTGAGCTCCTGACATTGACCGGAGATGCCAGCTTGAAGCGTCTTCATAATATGCAGACCTTAGATCAATTACACGGCTGGAAAATTGATTACGACGATGTTCAGCAGCGCTACCAAGTTACACCACCCGCGAATGCCAAAGCAGACGACCTACCTTTAGCTAGAGCGATCCTTTCACCAAGAAGAAAAGCTACACTAGAGAAATGA